Sequence from the Bombus pyrosoma isolate SC7728 linkage group LG3, ASM1482585v1, whole genome shotgun sequence genome:
catagaaagaaataaaattataattcattcatCACATCAttcataaaatgataaataataacaataaatataatctttattcaaataaaaatgaacctataaaatttacttcatATTCCGCAtgttaaatataagaaaaatgtaaaaaaagaaattataaaaataaactttgaCCCCGACGTGATTTGAACACGCAACCTTCTGATCTGGAGTCAGACGCGCTACCGTTGCGCCACGGAGTCCACGGACTGCACTATCTTTTAAGATAGTTATAACTTATAGATACTAACAATGTTAAACAtaagaatatacaaaatagaGTAGCATATTAAGAACTATCACTTTGACTTTAATAAAtgaatcaatttatatttaaaaatatatgttttctaCTATACTTCAGATTTTATCTTCTACTTCTTGTATTGAAATGATTGTAATTCCAATGTTAGTATGTTGATAGTACATTTCAtgtcatatttaaaattactttaacaaaaaaaaatatatatatattgtacataccTGATTTGTAAGCATGAAACAAGCTAGTACTCCCAATGACCACCAATCTACCTCTTGTCCATAATACTGTCTACTGAATATTTCTGGTgctataacaaaatatatcgaGTGAAAAATAgttatagtttatataatttttatattttattcacattTTTGTACTTGCCCATATATTCTGGAGTTCCACAAAGTGTATGTGTTCTTTCTGTATGATTTAACCACTTTGCAAGAccaaaatcaataattatagCATGTCCTTCCTCATCCAATAGAACATTTGTAGCTTTTATATCTCTATGTACAACACCAGCATTGTGCAAAAAATCTTTAACACACAATAACaaagaaacatataaattcTATCTCATATTGAATTATCAATTCAAAACAATGTATATTTACCAATAGCTAAAGCAACTTCTGCTACATATATTCTAACTATATTTTCAGGCAGAGAACCACATTGCTCGACTAATGAAAATAACTCTCCTCCACCAACATAGTTAGTTACTAGAATTAATGCACATTAAGAAACATATCTAAcaataactaataataacaattacaaTAAGCTTACATATGTACAATGTTTTCCTTCCTTGCCACCTGTGAGAGCAATCTAATATAAATGGATGATGACCAACCAATTTTTGTATTGATAcctaatattgaatatatatatgaattcaattacaatacaaaatgaaaataaacatgCCTTCAATTTTAAAAGCATACATACTTCCTGTTTAGCTTGCATTATACCATTTTCTGCAACCACTTTAGCTTTACTGATTACTTTTAAAGCAAAAAATTCTCCAGTATCTTGtttctgaattttatatacttttccATAAGCTCCTTTGGCTATTatgcttaaaaatatataagcaTTTTGCAGAGATACTTGTCTTATTTGAAATTCTGGAAGAAACATAGCCTGACAACGTGATACAGGCCACAATGTTTTCGAAGTACCCAATGGATCAAATAATGTACCTTCGCTCCAGCTATAAAATcaaatacttattatatacggattattaaatacataaaaattataaactattACAATTACCTTCTGCAAGAAGCACGAGACCATGATTTAGTTTCTTTCTGCGAAGATTGCGTTGATCCAATGCAACTTCCACCAATTATATCACTAAGACTATActgcataaaaaatattataatagtatttattaatctttatcAATTGAGAcacaattatatataagtaGTTGAtcttattaataacattatctACATTATATaggttataatttataacctatgttttatttacaattttaaatgatatatacCTGACTAGTATACTTCTGATTAttgtgataattattttttgtgaTAGAATTACCCATTCgaactgaaaaatattaatttttattcaacatCTTGCTTTATTCATtgaataagtataataaataatcatttctttcacgttcatttatttatcttaaatgCGTTATAAAACGTgccatatgtatatttatttttagaacagAATAAGTTTGATATttagttaaattaatataattttatcattaataataacatttattataaaaccattattataaaaattattatgcatCTGTATGTGTATTGCTGTATGtaacacatatacatatgtatgtatgttttGCATTTCAAGGATTGATACTACACCAAAAAcaaatcataattaatattttgataaaacagttgtatactttaatattttagctattatatacaattattcatacattgaattagtaaaatatgtattaatcattttaaaatgtcCGAGGACTATGCATTTTATCCAAGGTATGATTGAAGTGAATCATACCAAGAAATGTATTGCACTTgatcataaatttaaatatatgtatgtaagtaATATTACTAAAACATgccatttaaatattattactgttaaattactttataaacataccctaataataaaataatttttctatttcaatcgaaaagagaagagatgAAACATATATTGTATGGAGTACTGAATACGATttgaattttcagaaattaaaataacggAAGAAATATCACGTGACTTATCGTTATTACAAATGACGTACAAAATGAATctattttcttgtaaatatatatttttcccatATAAACTAGCatgtacacacacatatacacaccaatgtagaaatttatcttccattatttgaaaataatgtataactttaatatcctaattataaaaatacgttaaaaaggtaattcaatatttataaaatgttaacaataatatttatgtgcTCTTCGTAGGGAAATGAAAACGATTGATTTTTCACTCTATTGTAAAGAGTAAACATCAAATTAAActtacataaatttttcaatgaaatttgttactattttgatcaatctttctctcttaattataatttttctaccttttcatttatttcaattatttagaTTACATACTTATTGATTGTAATCAACCTGGAAAGCAGAGTTGAAacttctaaattttttaaaaattttcataatagcTGAatagtatatacataattacataCCACCAGAGACGAGGATACTGCTTGGTAGATGACCGACTTATCAGCGACAAGTAATGTTGACTTTATTTCTGGAGAAACATTGAGCGACATCtgtagagaaataaaataattgcgcTGAGAATTGagacatatatacatgtagtgacgtaattgaataaaatcagTATCTGTACTTTTCCCTTGTGTTCTACTCCTCTTCCTCGCAAAATGTCGAAGATACTAAGGGTAGGCCAATTTGGCCGTACTTTCACACGGGGTATGgcagaatatataaaaacagtGGAACAACGTGAACATCCTGTTTCCAACggtaaattatgaaaaattccatttataagATTTTCAATGACAcggaaaaatgtgaaaatgaaagatttctGATTCTTTAAACTTCTCACTTCATCAAAGcgtattttattgcaaaaccCGAAATAAAGAGGACTCCTCATCTATATCCTGTTTTAGCATTAATGTGAAAATGTGtaattctattaaaagttAGAAATCTGTGGTTACATAAGTATAATTTGTCGTTTCGCTTCATTTTAGAtactgttaaaatatttaagcttATCACCTATTTTGTGGGTGTTCCTTTATTGGGAGTTGCTATGGTTAATtgttatatcaaaattcttGAAGAAAATCATGAACCAGCACCAGAGTTCATTCACTATccatatatgaaaataatgaataaggTAAGatttaaataggaaaaaaaataattaaaaacattaaaatagtTGCAAAAGTACTAAATACTGTCgcaagatttaattatttttgtctttgTGTAGGCTTTCCCATGGAAGGATGGAAAACATTCACTCTTTCATAATgcgaaaaaaaattatgtaccTGGTATTGGTTACGAAGAGTAactatttaatagaattaatatatagTTTGTATGTGTTTAATCTGTATTGCTGAaaacataagaaaataaatttgaatttagtgaagtgtatatatatttacttgatTAGAATTcacatatatctataattaCATGCTAAAAACAATTCAACTATTATTTaagaagtttattttttatatctaaatacAATAGACATCTGTTCATTTTTTGGtcaaaaacaataatttataacattaataaagaaaatctaTATTAATATCCTTATATTCTAACCAAAGACATCAATACTGATTAACACAAAACTATAGCTGTGTAGCTATAGGTTCTTGTAACAATAAGATAACAAATAATACTAAGTTTCAATTATGAAGATATACTTCTTTCTACAGGTGAACAATCTTTATAATGATCTCCCCAATGTAATTGAGAACATTCTTTAGAACAATATTTAGCTTCTAAACAAATTATACATGCTACAGTACTAGGTTTGCCacaatataaacatattttaatttcttcctcttcaatattttcttccatagTATTTGCAGGAACATTATTAGTTACACCAATTCTTAAATATGCTTCCATTGATATACTTCTAACATCCTTAATATAAGTTGTGGGAGGTCTCTCCAATGAAGTGTTGTGCGATTccttattattaaaatattcaatgttatTTGGAGATTTGAATGAAGATACTGTTAAGTCATCAGTAATAGTaccttttaaatattgatgTTCTTGATATTCTTCAGATTCTTTGGATTTTGGTGTATTTTCACTATTAGCATTAGTATCAACAACAGTTACTTGATCATTCTTAGAAGAAATTTCTACAATAACTAGATGAGGATTTAACTGTTGCAGGGTATCTTTGTTAagcaatttcatatttgacAGTGCTGATGACTTTTCTATGCCTATTTGAGGGATATTCTCAGTTATTTTTGTTGACTCATCTAAATTCAGTTCTTTGgtatttgaattatatatatttctagagCTGTTTGGTTCCCTTTCCACTTTATTCTCTTGACATACATCAACGTTTGATGTTTGATGACTTTGTAAATTCTGCTTAATCGAAGAACCGTTTGTTTGTGAATTATCAGTTGCTTCATGTTCTTTATCACATTGGTTTTGTGTTATTGtaacatttgaattttctttataattcgtgcaattttgtttaatattcattGCATTATACTGTTCTTGGTTACTTTTAGCTGCTTCAACTTCACAGCATATtccattgttttcttttattgtaatttgtatcACTTTTGGAAcatcaatttcaatatttttaagtatatttgtTTGATAGTTATCTGGTAAAAggctttttattgttttttctaCTAGATGTTTTAGGAGTGTTTGGAAATGAAGTAATACAGATCTCTCTGAATGAATTTCTTGCCATTTTTCTGATGTAAATTGTTGTTGTAACCAAGTGGTACAACCAAAGTAGTAGTCTAGTTGTTTCAGTAATATAAGTTTTTGGATATCAgagatatatttcaatatatcgaATAGATTTGTTGTTGATTCTAGTGAAACTTGCagattctcttttttctttaatcgcCTGAGTGtacttttctttaattgttGAGATGATGCTACTTGTTCAGATATACGATTTTGTGGAACTTCCATTGGTATCCTTTTTTGAGGAACTACTTTTTGATGTTTCTGTTCAATGTGTTGTGAATTTTTTGGTACAGAATGTGATATATTTGTTGCAACCATAGTTTGTATATATTGTTGTATGTTACGATGTGGTGATACAGATCGTAAGACACCTTGTAACTGAGACCCCTGTGACATATGCGTTGAGTTCATATTTTGCTGTACAGAATGTGATATATTCATTGCAACCATAGTTTGTACAAGTTGTGGTATGTTATGATTTGGTGATACAGATTGTGAGACACCTTGTAACTGAGTCCCCTGTGACATATGTGTTGAGTTCATATTTTGCTGTACAGGTTGTGGTATGTTACAATGTGGTGATACAGATCGTGAGACACCTTGTAACTGAGTCCCCTGTGACATATGTGTTGAGTTCATATTTTGCTGTACAGGTTGTGGTATGTTACAATGTGGTGATACAGATCGTGAGACACCTTGTAACTGAGTCCCCTGTGACATATGTGTTGAGTTCATATTTTGCTGTACAGAATGTGATATATTTGTTCCAACCATAGTTTGTACAGGTTGTGGTATGTTATGATTTGGTGATACAGATTGTGAGACACCTTGTAACTGAGTCCCCTGTGACATATGTGTTGAGTTCATATTTTGCTGTGCAGGTTGTGGTATGTTACGATGTGGTGATACAGATTGTGAGATACCTTGTAACCGAGTCCCCTGTGACATATGTTTTGAGCTCATATTTTGCTGTACAGGTTGTGGTATGTTACGATGTGGTGATACAGATCGTGAGACACCTTGTAACTGAGTCCCCTGTGACATATGTGTTGAGTTCATATTTTGCTGTACAGAATGTGATATATTCGTTGCAACCATAGTTTGTACAGGTTGTGGTATGTTATGATTTGGTGATACAGATTGTGAGACACCTTGTAACTGAGTCCTCTGTGACATATGTGTTGAGTTCATATTTTGCTGTGCAGGTTGTGGTATGTTACGATGTGGTGATACAGATTGTGAGATACCTTGTAACCGAGTCCCCTGTGACATATGTGTTGAGTTCATATTTTGCTGTACAGAATGTGATATATTCGTTGCAACCATAGTTTGTACAAGTTGTGGTATGTTACGATTTGGTGATACAGATTGTGAGACACCTTGTAACTGAGTCCCCTGTAACATATGTTTTGAGTTCATATTTTGCTGTACAGGTTGTGGTATGTTATGATGTGGTGATACAGATTGTGAGACACCTTGTAACTGAATCCCCTGTGACATATGTGTTGAGTTCATATTTTGCTGTGCAGAATGTGATATATTCGTTGCAACCATAGTTTTTACAGGTTGTGGTATGTTATGATTTGGTGATACAGATTGTGAGACACCTTGTAACTGAGTCCCCTGTGATATATGTGTTGAGTTCATATTTTGCTGTATGGTATAACTTGgtacatttatattacaatatgtatttgtttgtGGTATAAAAACAGATGAAACATATTGTTGGTTTATAGATGATGCATTTGTAACTGGTATAGAAGTATGTACTCCTCCTAATTGATTTCTTCCAGTAGGTAGAAATAAGGAATATTGCAAGGGATAGCTTTGCCTAACATGCATATTTGTTACTGGATTCTGCTTAGCAAAATTAACATTTGAAACTTTTTGTTGAGTAAAATTTGCATGCACTTGCATATAAGTGTGTTGatgcatattattattatggcTGTTATTATTCATAGTAATGGGATTTACCAATACATTGCTTTGAAGAACATTATTTTGCAAGGGTAAGACTATTTGGTCTTGAAAATTCTGCTGAGGTTGGTTTGGAACAATGTTGGGGCGAAGTGTTTGACCTTGCtcagaagaaatagaaagtaaatattgtaacCTGGATTGTGTAGATGAAGCCCGTATATCCTGTGATGCTTGTGCATCGCCAGATCTATTTTGATTCAATGTTATTTGGTTTGGAACACCTACAGATTTTACAGTTCGACATTCACTCAGGCTATTTATTATAgtcttatttttgtttaaaatttggaCATAATAGGATTTGACTGATGGTGCATACAAAAACAACTCATTTAATGATAGTGGTGGAATTACTAACATTTCTTTGTTAAGTATATTTACAATTCCTTTTATTAGATCAATAAAATCGTCAGTATTCaagatttttcttaatttttggaattccatatttaataatttatcataatttaaattagtaTTTGGAGATATCCGTATATTCTGAATTAAATTACGTATCTTTATAAGAGTAACATacacaaattttgaaaattttgaatccgtatatttcttcatattctTAGGAATTGTTGTTTGACTAGCAGTTTCAGATACAGGTGCAGGAATTGAAACTGTTGTTTCGGGTACTGTTTGAGTTTCTGTATTTTCATGTGAAAATTGAACAGTAGATGTAACACTGTTTACAGGTGTGGGGCACCATCTGGCACCTAGTTCTGCACTAGATAAAACTCTTAATTTACCTTGAGGTAACTTATTGGATTGaatgtctttcttttctaaaatacTTAATTCAGAATTTTTCACTGCTAATTCATTCtcattatttttcacattagatatattatttgtagaaataacattatcagttttatttgtattagaAGATAATTGtacttctttatctttttcattatagTTTAATACTCTTTCTGTAATACTGtgattacaattaatttgtatttctgaCAGTTTCTTTAAATGTGAATTTTCACCAACATCTGCATTCATGTCAATTTCTTGAATACTAAGAACATTTCCATTTGATCTGATCTGACAAGTTTTAAAAGATCTCATATGAAGAAGATCATTTAAATCTGTTGTAtctaaattacttttttcagATCCtgacaaatttttacttatagCTACTGTATCATGACTTGGAATACAAATTTCTGGAATGTCAGaaggtaatatattatttatctctgtagttgcttttatttttgctGTAGAAACATTAACTTTTGATTTTTCAGTTATTTGGAATATATCTGTAACACTTGATGCATGTTtacttttttcaatattattcttCTCAGAAAAATTGATGAACTCCTTATTTCgagataattcttttttttctatttcagtaTTATGTGTTTTGTTTTCAtgtgtattattttgtaatttattacattcaatTTCCACAAAATTTGTTGCACCTCCAATTTGATTagtagttttattatttgtattatccGCAACTTCATTTGATTCATGTATTGTATCAACATTGACAATATTCCCCTGAGATGTATCTTTATCTGATTCCTGAATTATATTAGCAATGGTACTCTGAGATGTATCTTCATTTGATTTATGACTTGTATCAACATTGGCAATGATTCCCTGAGATGTATCTTCATTTGATTCATGAATTACATCAACATTGGCAATGATTCTCCGAGATGTATCTTCATCTGATTTCTGAATTATGTTGGCAATAGTACCCTGAGATGTACCTTCATTTGATTTATGACTTTTATCAACATTGGCAATGATTGCCTGAGATGTATCTTCATTTGATTTATGAATTACATCAACATTGACAATGGTCCTCTGAGATGTATCTTCATTTAATCCATAATTTGTGTCAACATTGACAATGGTCTCCTGAGATGTATTCTTAttcaatttatgaattatatcaAGATTAGCAATGGTCCTTTGAGATATATCATCATTTGGTTTATGATTTATATCAACATTAGCAATGATCCCCTGAGATGTATCTTCATTTGATTTCTGAATTATATCAACATGGGCAGCAGTCAtagttatatttctttcagcAACATACACTCCAGACTCACAAGAATCAACAGAATCTCTTTTTCTTGTCTTTCTAaatctttcttctataatattttgctCTTGTTCATCTTCACTAACACTTATACAATCTCCAAAATATGTTCGAaatctatcttttatttttcttttttttttgataatttctttatttttatctgaaaCTATTAGTTTACGCAGCTTTCTTTTATGTGTATTCTCCATCACCTTTGTTACTTCTTCAGTGTTATGACTACAATTTAATGTACTGTCCTCATGTTTAGAGTATGTATTTTTGTCTGGCATAGAATTGTCATTGATATCTATGATCTTCTTAtcattatgtaattttttaccgATATCCGATTTTACGTTTTTAGTATCTACTTTCTTATAATCGTCTGATTTTATAGAATCATTTCTTACTTTCTTGGCAAAACAAGAATTTAGTTTCAATTTAGGTTCaatacgtttttttttatatttattgaacattaatattctttttgaaCTTACTTTGTCCGATATTAAATTAGGAACTTCTTGGATTTTTTGAGTATTTTTATGTTCACAAATACAATGATGATTTTCatctttattacattttttacttgaaactatattattttccaGTTTTTTTATATTAGTGGATTTTTCATTCACTATCATTTTCGATGAAATACATTCATCCAACTGTTTTAGCGTTTCATCAAAGGAATGCATTGTTGCTAATGGATTTTTTAACTTATAACATATGTTTGGTACGAATAATTCTTGATTGCTGCTTATCAATGCATTTTCATATGCTGTCACACCATCcgctttttttatatatttgttctcttttttgaTAAATCTTTCCGTCGTGTTTGATTTATGTATATCTTCAATTCGCGGACGCAAATTTAAAGCCTTTGTTCTGAGATTATCAATGatattctttcctctttcatctTCCGACAAGTTTTTAAATCTGAAAcgtgaatataataaaatgatagtACTGCTTCAAAACTAAGctaaaaatgttttacgatatgtataaaattaagcTGTtctaaaatcaatttcatttaataacttaaaaaattttatatattctgtaatattattcgcttataaaatttatggtCAAATCATAATTTAAGTGATTAACAGCATTTCTCTAGAgttctgaaaataattttctgtaacgtatcattttttaattcaataccatgaaaataaataaattcaggtttttaattatttatttctcttatatGTTTTAAGCTCCACAAGTTTTCACAACTTCaatcttacatttttttcgtAGGCCTAACTACATATCGAAAGTAAACCAATTCTTAGCTacgatttagaaaatttaattctttgattattatagaaataacatCAACTGTACATAAATTGTTCGTAGTAATAATCGCAATAAGCTAAAACCAACAATTTTAACGGGACATCGCATTTCTTCGAGTCATCCggtaaatgttttttatttgtttctaattgttgtttacaattattttgatttaaatgGTTCCTTATTCTTGTTGTGGGTCATGGTATtgtataatgtcatacgttagTTTGTCATACGTTCAAAGTGACCAACTAATAAGCTACAACACACAATGTGCTATTTACTGAATGATAATTGGGAAACATGACTGCaatgcatatatgtatgtgtatatactatatatgcATAAATCGAATATGTATACTAGCATATACAATAATGTGTAAAAATCTTAGACCACccactaaataaataaacttgtctttacaaatgaatataaagatacttaatattatataatatctattgTTACTTCTTAagagatatttcattcgagAATTGTCTAGAATTCGCTCAtgaaatattgattaattttttttccaggattttgacaaataattttttcaataaatttcctCCTCCAAtacttcaattaatttatctgTCTTtgatttccttctttttcatagcttattttaaattgttacaGACActtgtaacatttaatttaagaatttttttaaggaaatatttctaaaagattTATGAACCAGAAagaactataaataaataacatcaCAAAAGAAACATGTAAAGATTCATTTTCATGTAACATCGCATTgatgtttctaaaaatatgattatgaGAGGTCATTATGAGATCACTATTATAGATTGTAGCTGACCCAAAGCGTTTGCACAGTATTATATgttcgtaaatttttaaaacatattgTTTGTCGTGTGCATTACTCCTACATATACAGGAAGAAAGATCTGTTTGTAAGAGAAACTTCACTTCAACttgtgatattttaaatggaaCAAGGATTTTTAACACATTAGAATGCTATATTAATTTGCACACAAATTACGTACCcgtatatatacaattttcaaaatttcaaaatttcatttgcatattattgtattactGTATCTAATTAGTATACCATTATACCAGGACTAAGTTATCAGCTTCTACTAATTATTAGTTCCCAGATTTCAAATTAGTTCATAAACGATATTTGACGTTGTGCGCATGACAATTTCCCAAGTGAATATTGAATtgcaatgaatattaaattagaggaaattaaaaatgcgacaaaatttaaattttcctttatatcCTTTCAGAACAGCAACTGtgtctgtattaaaataattgattgtcatataatagtaaaaacGTTGATATACCTTTCGGTTGATAAATATTGCTCAACGTTTCACTGATTCAGTTACGATATtgttgaataaaaaagatatatgtatgatTATTGATAATCATGTTTGCACTCTTTAATAGAGCAAATAATTGGGGGAAAAATTGGTATACATAGAGAAGCGTATTTAGAACACAATtcacataatatttatgatcAATTAATATCACAAAAATCATTCTATTTCTGTTCTTCTATTTTAGATCTATTTTACATCATATAATGTGAAGTGTAATAGCATAACGAATCTTTTCTAATCACAATATACtacatgaatatatattaaatcactaacttgtataataaatacaatagggtttatacatttatgttattaaaatgcataaaaagAAGTCAAAGGAACATTAACAACTGATAATTGTGTTATAGTTTTGTTTACATTATAGTTACAATTACATCACTTCCTCTGATTAATCCAATAGACGCATATGTGAGTACTTACTATATCTTATACGAAACAATTATTGATAAAAGACCTCTTACCATATCAATATATGTaggtataatttattttacaatatatacagAATAATTGGGCTTTACTTGCTCAACAAGAATCAAAAGGACGGAATATTCATCCTATTCCTATTATCGACTCAATAATTGCAAACTTACCTATATCTTCTATATGGTATCTGCCGCGTAAGGACTACATGCGGTTTCGTCGCTAATTGTATCAAGCCTTGATGTACCTGTCTACGTGATAATCCAAGATTCTGTAGGTCTGCTTTCAACTGAAACAATCGCCATCGTGTTTTATGGTTATATTCCCGCGACATCGTCAACg
This genomic interval carries:
- the LOC122566191 gene encoding protein PF14_0175-like isoform X3, producing MLQKKTVQLDIPDTKYHNVNIRIKLSCPGCNLNRSEERIIVCLKHSLPWIQRKAPLQALNICRRCRQALYKLKADLQNLGLSRRQVHQGLIQLATKPHVVLTRQIPYRRYRFKNLSEDERGKNIIDNLRTKALNLRPRIEDIHKSNTTERFIKKENKYIKKADGVTAYENALISSNQELFVPNICYKLKNPLATMHSFDETLKQLDECISSKMIVNEKSTNIKKLENNIVSSKKCNKDENHHCICEHKNTQKIQEVPNLISDKVSSKRILMFNKYKKKRIEPKLKLNSCFAKKVRNDSIKSDDYKKVDTKNVKSDIGKKLHNDKKIIDINDNSMPDKNTYSKHEDSTLNCSHNTEEVTKVMENTHKRKLRKLIVSDKNKEIIKKKRKIKDRFRTYFGDCISVSEDEQEQNIIEERFRKTRKRDSVDSCESGVYVAERNITMTAAHVDIIQKSNEDTSQGIIANVDINHKPNDDISQRTIANLDIIHKLNKNTSQETIVNVDTNYGLNEDTSQRTIVNVDVIHKSNEDTSQAIIANVDKSHKSNEGTSQGTIANIIQKSDEDTSRRIIANVDVIHESNEDTSQGIIANVDTSHKSNEDTSQSTIANIIQESDKDTSQGNIVNVDTIHESNEVADNTNNKTTNQIGGATNFVEIECNKLQNNTHENKTHNTEIEKKELSRNKEFINFSEKNNIEKSKHASSVTDIFQITEKSKVNVSTAKIKATTEINNILPSDIPEICIPSHDTVAISKNLSGSEKSNLDTTDLNDLLHMRSFKTCQIRSNGNVLSIQEIDMNADVGENSHLKKLSEIQINCNHSITERVLNYNEKDKEVQLSSNTNKTDNVISTNNISNVKNNENELAVKNSELSILEKKDIQSNKLPQGKLRVLSSAELGARWCPTPVNSVTSTVQFSHENTETQTVPETTVSIPAPVSETASQTTIPKNMKKYTDSKFSKFVYVTLIKIRNLIQNIRISPNTNLNYDKLLNMEFQKLRKILNTDDFIDLIKGIVNILNKEMLVIPPLSLNELFLYAPSVKSYYVQILNKNKTIINSLSECRTVKSVGVPNQITLNQNRSGDAQASQDIRASSTQSRLQYLLSISSEQGQTLRPNIVPNQPQQNFQDQIVLPLQNNVLQSNVLVNPITMNNNSHNNNMHQHTYMQVHANFTQQKVSNVNFAKQNPVTNMHVRQSYPLQYSLFLPTGRNQLGGVHTSIPVTNASSINQQYVSSVFIPQTNTYCNINVPSYTIQQNMNSTHISQGTQLQGVSQSVSPNHNIPQPVKTMVATNISHSAQQNMNSTHMSQGIQLQGVSQSVSPHHNIPQPVQQNMNSKHMLQGTQLQGVSQSVSPNRNIPQLVQTMVATNISHSVQQNMNSTHMSQGTRLQGISQSVSPHRNIPQPAQQNMNSTHMSQRTQLQGVSQSVSPNHNIPQPVQTMVATNISHSVQQNMNSTHMSQGTQLQGVSRSVSPHRNIPQPVQQNMSSKHMSQGTRLQGISQSVSPHRNIPQPAQQNMNSTHMSQGTQLQGVSQSVSPNHNIPQPVQTMVGTNISHSVQQNMNSTHMSQGTQLQGVSRSVSPHCNIPQPVQQNMNSTHMSQGTQLQGVSRSVSPHCNIPQPVQQNMNSTHMSQGTQLQGVSQSVSPNHNIPQLVQTMVAMNISHSVQQNMNSTHMSQGSQLQGVLRSVSPHRNIQQYIQTMVATNISHSVPKNSQHIEQKHQKVVPQKRIPMEVPQNRISEQVASSQQLKKSTLRRLKKKENLQVSLESTTNLFDILKYISDIQKLILLKQLDYYFGCTTWLQQQFTSEKWQEIHSERSVLLHFQTLLKHLVEKTIKSLLPDNYQTNILKNIEIDVPKVIQITIKENNGICCEVEAAKSNQEQYNAMNIKQNCTNYKENSNVTITQNQCDKEHEATDNSQTNGSSIKQNLQSHQTSNVDVCQENKVEREPNSSRNIYNSNTKELNLDESTKITENIPQIGIEKSSALSNMKLLNKDTLQQLNPHLVIVEISSKNDQVTVVDTNANSENTPKSKESEEYQEHQYLKGIAQHFIGETSHNLY